A single window of uncultured Methanospirillum sp. DNA harbors:
- a CDS encoding threonine--tRNA ligase has translation MRLLLIHSDHIEYEAKKKTKFAEEPCSPSDSFDESLVAFCAVEAPDEDGIEDVVAQAVASIEEMSGQTKCRRVMVYPYAHLSSDLASPDLAVEALKAMETALGGAGFEVKRAPFGWYKSFTVSCKGHPLSELSRTLTPSEDVVKVEKSPVTHKFFVMTPDGSIRDCKEYVDDSPFGCLVKKETGIPVPAGGEPIHVDLMRSKEFVDYEPVSDVGHLRWMPRGKLVRDLLADYALAMVLEHGASPVETPVMYDLADKAIYEHADKFGERQYRFKSGNRNMMLRFAACFGMFTIMRNMHISPNNLPMKMYELSTYSFRHEQKGEVIGLKRLRAFTMPDMHSLCKDMTDALQCFEEQLAMGWKTGEDFGTKLVAVFRCTEEFYKNNEAWIKKIVAQSKVPILIETLSDRVHYWIAKIDLAAIDGQQRPIENPTVQIDVESSKRFGIKYHLNDGTEVFPPILHCSPTGSVERVFCAILENTANQKVAHLPTWLAPTQVRVIPVAERHGDVAEKIAATLTAARIRADYDDREESVGKKVREAGMDWVPYVVVIGDNEAESGNLTVTVRMKSEPNKPFKITCTMDELIKTVQDEIADKPYRPMYTQKRLSMQPRYI, from the coding sequence ATGCGCCTTCTTTTGATACATTCAGATCATATCGAATACGAAGCGAAGAAGAAGACAAAATTCGCTGAAGAACCCTGCAGTCCCTCAGACTCGTTTGATGAATCACTTGTTGCGTTCTGCGCAGTCGAGGCTCCAGATGAAGACGGAATCGAGGATGTTGTTGCCCAGGCAGTTGCATCTATCGAAGAGATGTCAGGGCAGACCAAGTGCAGACGGGTCATGGTGTATCCATATGCCCATTTGAGCAGTGACCTGGCATCACCAGATCTCGCAGTCGAAGCACTCAAGGCAATGGAGACTGCTCTTGGTGGAGCAGGATTCGAGGTTAAGCGTGCACCATTCGGCTGGTACAAATCCTTCACCGTCTCATGCAAAGGTCACCCACTCTCTGAACTCTCACGTACGCTCACTCCGTCAGAAGATGTTGTCAAGGTGGAGAAGTCTCCGGTAACCCACAAGTTCTTTGTGATGACTCCTGACGGATCAATCCGTGATTGCAAAGAGTACGTGGATGACTCACCATTCGGTTGCCTTGTCAAGAAAGAGACAGGTATCCCGGTCCCGGCCGGTGGTGAGCCGATCCATGTTGACCTGATGAGATCAAAGGAGTTCGTGGACTACGAACCGGTATCAGATGTCGGACACCTCAGGTGGATGCCTCGGGGAAAACTTGTCCGCGACCTTCTTGCAGACTACGCCCTTGCTATGGTACTTGAGCATGGGGCCAGTCCGGTTGAGACCCCGGTGATGTATGACCTTGCTGACAAGGCCATCTACGAGCATGCAGACAAGTTTGGTGAGAGGCAGTACAGATTCAAGAGCGGGAACCGCAATATGATGCTCAGGTTTGCAGCATGCTTTGGAATGTTCACCATCATGCGGAACATGCACATCTCACCCAATAACCTCCCGATGAAGATGTACGAACTCTCCACCTACTCGTTCCGCCATGAGCAGAAGGGAGAGGTTATCGGTCTGAAGCGGCTTCGTGCCTTCACGATGCCTGACATGCACTCACTCTGCAAGGACATGACCGATGCTTTGCAGTGCTTTGAAGAGCAGCTTGCCATGGGATGGAAGACCGGAGAGGACTTCGGCACCAAACTTGTTGCCGTGTTCAGATGCACCGAAGAGTTCTACAAGAACAACGAGGCATGGATCAAAAAGATCGTTGCTCAGTCAAAGGTTCCGATCCTGATTGAGACCCTTTCAGACCGTGTTCATTACTGGATTGCAAAGATTGATCTCGCCGCAATCGATGGCCAGCAGCGCCCGATCGAGAACCCAACCGTTCAGATCGATGTTGAGAGTTCAAAGCGGTTTGGGATCAAATACCACCTCAACGACGGAACCGAGGTCTTCCCCCCGATTCTCCACTGTTCACCAACCGGATCTGTTGAGCGTGTCTTCTGTGCCATTCTTGAGAACACCGCAAACCAGAAGGTTGCCCATCTTCCAACATGGCTCGCACCAACCCAGGTCAGGGTCATCCCGGTAGCAGAGCGACACGGTGATGTTGCAGAAAAGATAGCAGCCACACTCACGGCAGCCCGGATACGTGCTGATTACGATGACCGCGAGGAGTCAGTCGGCAAAAAGGTCAGGGAAGCAGGAATGGACTGGGTGCCATATGTTGTTGTCATCGGTGACAACGAGGCAGAGTCAGGAAATCTCACCGTAACCGTGCGGATGAAGTCTGAACCCAACAAGCCATTCAAGATCACCTGCACTATGGATGAACTCATTAAAACTGTGCAGGACGAGATCGCTGATAAACCATACAGACCGATGTATACCCAGAAACGCCTCTCGATGCAACCCCGGTACATCTGA
- a CDS encoding phosphoglycerol geranylgeranyltransferase has protein sequence MYTKWKTWAHVTKLDPDKNLTEDQLAEIATSGTDALMLSGTLNITKENMQELRDQVKEYGLPLVVEPAGPEAVVADGIDLLFIASVMNTNQSQWIVGKHKEWALHNKVQWDRVIQEAYIVLNPDSSVARVTGSDCSLGPAEVAAYAEVADHYFQFPVVYIEYSGTYGNPEIVKAAAGAVDNAILYYGGGIDSGEKAAEMAQYADTIVVGNAVYDKGVQTLIETVQAIQ, from the coding sequence ATGTATACAAAATGGAAGACCTGGGCTCATGTTACCAAACTCGATCCCGATAAGAATCTGACCGAGGATCAGCTGGCAGAGATAGCAACCAGCGGTACTGACGCCCTGATGCTCTCCGGTACCCTGAATATTACAAAAGAGAACATGCAGGAGCTCCGCGATCAGGTCAAAGAGTACGGGCTTCCCCTGGTGGTTGAACCTGCAGGTCCTGAAGCTGTCGTAGCCGACGGGATTGATCTCCTCTTCATCGCCAGTGTGATGAACACCAACCAGTCACAGTGGATCGTAGGCAAACACAAAGAGTGGGCACTCCACAATAAAGTTCAGTGGGACCGGGTCATCCAGGAGGCTTACATCGTCCTCAACCCGGACTCTTCGGTTGCACGGGTTACGGGATCTGACTGTTCCCTCGGGCCTGCTGAGGTTGCAGCATACGCTGAGGTTGCTGATCACTACTTCCAGTTTCCTGTTGTCTATATCGAATACAGCGGAACGTATGGAAACCCGGAGATCGTGAAAGCAGCAGCTGGTGCCGTTGATAATGCGATTCTCTATTATGGCGGGGGAATTGATTCAGGAGAGAAGGCGGCAGAGATGGCCCAGTACGCTGATACCATCGTCGTTGGCAATGCAGTCTACGACAAGGGTGTCCAGACCCTGATCGAGACAGTTCAGGCGATCCAGTAA
- a CDS encoding RNA methyltransferase: protein MPRIRIVLVEPLYEGNVGFSARVMKNFGFTELVMINPCPLTIEAYARASHAKDVLEQAVITDLEEIFTTSNIVIATTGALSQSACHPIRMPFYSPKELREMIADIDGTISILFGRENWGLNNDEVRRADIICTIPSSEIYPIVNLSHAVGILCYELANMPKGEVALASPEEMTHLYAHIDEYLDLVDHPMFKRVSTMTLIRRIIGRCNLTWREATTIHGLLRRSEWRFMPRDNAIKHQGGIPKTDSKYDPDDTDSNDPC, encoded by the coding sequence ATGCCACGTATCCGTATTGTTCTGGTAGAACCCCTCTACGAGGGAAATGTTGGTTTTTCAGCACGTGTGATGAAGAACTTCGGTTTCACAGAACTTGTCATGATCAATCCCTGCCCGCTTACAATCGAAGCGTATGCAAGGGCTTCACATGCAAAGGATGTGCTTGAGCAGGCTGTAATTACAGACCTTGAAGAGATCTTTACCACAAGCAACATCGTTATTGCAACAACCGGTGCCCTCTCCCAGTCGGCATGCCATCCGATCAGGATGCCATTCTACTCACCAAAAGAACTGAGAGAGATGATCGCTGATATCGACGGGACCATATCGATCCTCTTTGGCAGGGAGAACTGGGGGCTCAATAACGATGAGGTCAGAAGGGCTGATATCATCTGTACGATTCCATCCTCGGAGATATACCCGATTGTTAACCTCTCCCATGCTGTTGGTATCCTCTGCTACGAACTCGCCAATATGCCGAAAGGGGAGGTTGCCCTTGCGTCACCTGAAGAGATGACCCATCTGTATGCCCATATCGACGAGTACCTGGACCTGGTGGATCATCCCATGTTCAAGCGTGTATCTACGATGACCCTGATCCGGCGTATCATCGGACGATGTAACCTGACCTGGCGGGAAGCAACCACCATCCACGGTCTGCTCCGCAGATCCGAGTGGCGATTTATGCCCCGGGACAATGCCATTAAACATCAGGGCGGCATTCCAAAGACAGACAGTAAATACGATCCAGACGATACCGATAGTAATGATCCTTGTTGA
- the dcd gene encoding dCTP deaminase → MILVDWQIVDRIRRGFITVDPYDPELVQPNSLDIRLGNHFAWYETGDDVIDPFDRESVTSKTQEMTAESIVLHPGQFILAETMELIELPDNIVASIEGKSSIARLGIELHQTGGWIDAGFRGSITLEMCNVNHRPVRIHAGMSIGQLVFYSTERAACPYNSKHDAKYMNQRQATLSRYYENKQ, encoded by the coding sequence ATGATCCTTGTTGACTGGCAGATCGTCGATCGTATCAGACGGGGTTTTATCACTGTTGACCCGTATGATCCTGAACTTGTTCAGCCAAATTCTCTTGATATAAGACTTGGAAATCACTTTGCCTGGTATGAGACCGGCGATGATGTCATCGATCCATTTGACCGTGAGTCGGTCACCAGTAAAACGCAGGAGATGACAGCAGAGAGCATTGTTCTTCACCCGGGCCAGTTCATTCTTGCCGAGACGATGGAACTTATCGAACTTCCTGATAACATCGTGGCAAGCATCGAAGGAAAGAGCAGCATCGCACGGCTCGGAATTGAGCTCCACCAGACCGGGGGATGGATCGATGCAGGATTTCGGGGAAGTATCACTCTTGAGATGTGCAATGTGAACCATCGCCCGGTCAGGATTCATGCCGGTATGTCGATCGGCCAGCTCGTCTTTTACAGCACAGAGCGGGCTGCATGCCCGTATAACTCCAAGCATGATGCAAAATACATGAACCAGCGCCAGGCCACCCTCTCACGATATTACGAAAACAAACAATAG